In Scophthalmus maximus strain ysfricsl-2021 chromosome 5, ASM2237912v1, whole genome shotgun sequence, a single window of DNA contains:
- the c5h7orf25 gene encoding UPF0415 protein C7orf25 homolog, producing MSVLQQRISSAQVLLQRAEQLCPGVEGHQKLCGKLQAELRFLRRVEAGQLQVKESHLHSTNLTHLTAIVESVASLEDVVALLHVFTYQDASGHRQTLVVDVVANSGHTWVKAVGRKAEALHNIWQGRGQYGDKSIIRQAEDFLQASRQQPVLYRHPQIVFAFYNGVSSPMADRLRDMGVSVRGDIVAVNAVTEEGSDEEEEEGEDEEEGEAKEDNREEEVAGSELTRVDRSTVVASLAFPAQVQVEECRRVNLDITTLITYVSSLSHGHCLFTFREPVLTEQAAQERRLQVLPQLDAFMAGKELFACRAAVTDFQLILDTLGGPSEKERAQTLLARLRVVDDQPSERTLRLTTSAKVNQRSLTIFGTGDSLRAVTMTANSRFVRAAANQDVRYSVFIHQPRALTEGKEWRATPI from the coding sequence ATGTCggtgctgcagcagaggatcAGCTCTGCTCAGGTGTTGCTGCAGCGAGCCGAGCAGCTGTGTCCGGGGGTGGAGGGTCACCAGAAGCTCTGTGGGAAGCTGCAAGCCGAGTTGCGCTTCCTGCGGCGAGTGGAGGCCGGACAGCTGCAGGTCAAAGAGTCTCACCTGCACAGCACCAACTTGACTCACCTGACGGCCATTGTGGAGTCGGTTGCGAGTCTGGAGGACGTAGTCGCTCTGCTGCACGTCTTCACCTACCAGGACGCCTCTGGTCATCGTCAGACGCTGGTGGTGGACGTGGTGGCTAACTCGGGACACACATGGGTGAAGGCGGTGGGCAGGAAGGCGGAGGCTCTGCACAACATCTGGCAGGGGCGGGGTCAGTATGGAGACAAGAGCATCATCAGGCAGGCGGAGGACTTCCTGCAGGCCAGTCGCCAGCAGCCTGTCCTGTACCGACACCCCCAAATAGTCTTTGCCTTCTACAACGGTGTCTCCAGCCCCATGGCCGACCGCCTGAGGGACATGGGCGTCTCTGTCCGTGGGGACATCGTCGCTGTCAACGCTGTGACGGAAGAAGGCAgcgatgaagaagaggaggagggggaggatgaggaggagggggaggcaaaAGAGGATAACCGTGAAGAGGAAGTGGCGGGATCTGAGCTGACCCGTGTGGACCGTAGTACGGTGGTGGCCAGCCTGGCGTTTCCTGCccaggtgcaggtggaggagtGTCGGCGGGTGAACCTGGACATCACCACGCTCATCACGTACGTGTCGTCCCTGAGTCACGGCCACTGTCTCTTCACCTTCAGGGAGCCGGTGCTGACGGAGCAAGCTGCCCAGGAGCGTCGCCTGCAGGTGCTGCCTCAGCTCGACGCCTTCATGGCTGGAAAGGAGCTGTTCGCCTGCCGCGCTGCCGTCACCGACTTCCAGCTCATCCTGGACACGCTGGGCGGGCCGAGCGAGAAGGAGCGCGCTCAGACACTGCTAGCCCGCCTCCGTGTGGTGGACGACCAGCCATCAGAGCGAACGCTGCGTCTCACAACCAGCGCCAAGGTCAACCAGCGCTCGCTCACCATCTTCGGTACTGGAGACTCGCTGAGAGCCGTTACCATGACGGCAAACAGCCGATTTGTAAGggcagcagccaatcaggatgTTCGATACAGCGTGTTCATCCACCAACCACGAGCCCTGACTGAGGGCAAGGAGTGGAGGGCCACGCCCATCTGA